The following are from one region of the Chromobacterium phragmitis genome:
- a CDS encoding type VI secretion system Vgr family protein yields MNLDSLLASFASAFNQDQRLLTLELGTGQIAAEQLLPLSLDGEEGVSRPYRYTLSCLSPDGNIELKTLLGLPARIGIADADGGETIRCGVVSQARLLGSDGGFSQYQLTIEPPIALLRHRRTSRVFQDMTVPDIVQQIVHEHQAANPVFARAQALEFKVGPAQPRSYCLQYREDDFSFIVRLLHEEGYAWRFEHLDGDSPQVKLAVFDDVYSLPPAEVERVRFHRSDATEEEDGLTDWSASRRIVPGNVALATFDYQPVSTQHTGDSSQIDQGQGGQALQSSLQDYDPQSLYYAGDAEQLSHYARLRQQAHDRLAKQFEGAGSIRGLTAGQWFRLDDHPAHDGDSHEQREFVVTGQRLQARNNLPTDLKAILPAGEPADAPFSTQIQAQRRGIPLTPAYAGTESAKPTSLGVQTATVVGPAGEEVHTDAQGRIKVQFHWQRPEEHPAIGAGLDDKSSCWLRVAMPSAGAGWGHQFIPRIGQEVLVDFIEGDIDRPLITGVLYNGSHPTPDFSGAGSLPANKTLSGIKSKEHQGGGYNELLFDDTPGEVRAKLSSEPGKTQLNQGYLAHPRSNGKAQPRGEGFELRTDHHGAIRAAHGLLLSTEAQNGAGGKQLAREHAQSQLDSALSLSQALAETATGQLADAMETGPDEISSDNAKAGKKSDGHLQHHADALKAWEAGSNTDKDGKTAKDQAGQQPLLILSGPAGIAALTEQSQTLSAGQNLNLIAQRDANHATGRRWLHNVGQHISLFVAGVKDKVALKLIAAKGKVQVQAQSDAMELTADKDLSITSVKQKIQFNGKQEILLTSGGAYVRIKGGKIELHAPGTVSFKGASHDWSGPASKKVEMPYLPGMKIFDEQLVLKDESGTLLKKVGYELELESGRIVTGVTDEDGKTERIESTEPLKIQNLKIIY; encoded by the coding sequence ATGAACCTTGACAGCCTCCTTGCCAGTTTCGCCTCCGCTTTCAATCAAGATCAACGTTTGCTAACCCTGGAGCTTGGCACCGGCCAGATAGCCGCCGAGCAGTTGCTGCCACTCAGCCTGGACGGCGAGGAAGGGGTGTCCCGGCCATACCGATACACGCTGAGCTGCCTGTCGCCGGACGGCAATATCGAACTCAAGACGCTGCTGGGCCTGCCGGCCCGGATTGGCATTGCCGATGCGGACGGAGGCGAGACCATCCGCTGCGGCGTGGTCAGCCAGGCCAGGCTGCTGGGCTCCGACGGCGGCTTTTCCCAGTACCAGCTGACCATCGAGCCGCCGATCGCGCTGCTGCGCCATCGCCGCACCTCCCGCGTGTTCCAGGACATGACGGTGCCGGACATCGTCCAGCAGATCGTCCACGAGCATCAGGCGGCCAACCCGGTGTTCGCCCGCGCGCAAGCCCTCGAGTTCAAGGTGGGGCCGGCCCAGCCCCGCAGTTATTGCTTACAATATCGCGAAGACGACTTCAGCTTCATCGTCCGCCTGCTGCATGAAGAGGGCTATGCCTGGCGCTTCGAGCACCTGGACGGAGACAGCCCCCAGGTCAAGCTGGCGGTGTTCGACGACGTCTACAGCCTGCCGCCGGCCGAAGTGGAGCGAGTGCGCTTCCACCGCAGCGACGCCACCGAAGAAGAGGACGGCCTCACCGACTGGAGCGCCAGCCGCCGGATCGTCCCCGGCAACGTGGCGCTGGCCACCTTCGACTACCAGCCGGTGTCCACCCAGCACACCGGCGACAGCAGCCAGATCGACCAGGGCCAGGGCGGCCAGGCGCTGCAATCCAGCCTGCAGGACTACGACCCGCAAAGTCTTTACTACGCCGGCGACGCCGAGCAGCTCAGCCACTACGCCCGGCTGCGGCAGCAGGCGCACGACCGGCTGGCCAAGCAATTCGAAGGCGCCGGCTCCATCCGCGGCCTCACCGCCGGCCAATGGTTCCGCCTGGACGACCACCCGGCGCACGACGGCGACAGCCACGAGCAGCGCGAATTCGTCGTCACCGGCCAACGCCTCCAGGCGCGCAACAACCTGCCGACCGACCTGAAAGCCATCCTGCCGGCCGGCGAACCCGCCGACGCCCCATTTAGCACCCAGATCCAGGCCCAGCGCCGCGGCATCCCGCTGACCCCGGCCTACGCCGGCACCGAATCGGCCAAGCCCACCAGCCTGGGCGTGCAGACCGCCACCGTGGTCGGCCCCGCCGGCGAAGAAGTCCACACCGATGCCCAGGGCCGGATCAAGGTGCAGTTCCACTGGCAGCGGCCGGAAGAACACCCCGCCATCGGCGCCGGCCTCGACGACAAATCCTCCTGCTGGCTGCGCGTCGCCATGCCATCAGCCGGCGCCGGCTGGGGCCACCAGTTCATCCCGCGCATCGGCCAGGAAGTGCTGGTCGACTTCATCGAAGGCGACATCGACCGCCCGCTGATCACCGGCGTGCTGTACAACGGCAGCCACCCCACGCCCGACTTCAGCGGCGCCGGCAGCCTGCCCGCCAACAAGACCCTGTCCGGCATCAAATCCAAAGAACATCAGGGCGGCGGCTACAACGAGCTGCTGTTCGACGACACCCCCGGCGAAGTGCGCGCCAAGCTGAGCTCTGAGCCCGGCAAAACCCAGCTCAACCAGGGCTACCTCGCCCATCCGCGCAGCAACGGCAAAGCCCAGCCGCGCGGCGAAGGTTTCGAACTGCGCACCGACCACCACGGCGCCATCCGCGCCGCCCACGGCCTGCTGCTGTCCACCGAGGCGCAAAACGGCGCCGGCGGCAAACAGCTCGCCAGAGAACACGCGCAATCGCAGCTCGACTCGGCCCTCAGCCTCTCGCAAGCGCTGGCCGAAACCGCCACCGGCCAACTGGCCGACGCCATGGAGACCGGCCCCGACGAGATCAGCTCGGACAACGCCAAGGCCGGCAAGAAGAGCGACGGCCACCTGCAACACCACGCCGACGCGCTGAAGGCCTGGGAAGCGGGATCGAACACCGACAAGGACGGCAAAACGGCGAAAGACCAAGCCGGCCAGCAGCCGCTGCTGATCCTGTCCGGCCCGGCCGGCATCGCCGCCCTCACCGAGCAAAGCCAAACCCTCAGCGCCGGGCAAAACCTCAACCTCATCGCCCAGCGCGACGCCAACCACGCGACCGGCCGGCGCTGGCTGCACAACGTCGGCCAGCACATCAGCCTGTTCGTGGCGGGGGTGAAAGACAAGGTGGCGCTGAAGCTGATCGCGGCGAAGGGCAAGGTGCAGGTGCAGGCGCAGAGCGACGCGATGGAGCTGACGGCGGATAAGGACCTCTCCATTACCTCGGTCAAACAGAAAATCCAGTTCAACGGCAAACAGGAAATCCTGCTGACCAGCGGAGGCGCATATGTGCGGATCAAGGGCGGCAAGATCGAGCTGCACGCGCCGGGCACCGTCAGCTTCAAGGGGGCGAGCCATGATTGGAGCGGGCCGGCGAGCAAGAAGGTAGAAATGCCTTATCTGCCAGGGATGAAAATTTTTGATGAGCAGTTAGTTTTGAAAGATGAAAGTGGGACTCTTCTTAAGAAGGTTGGATATGAGCTTGAGTTAGAGTCTGGAAGGATAGTAACTGGAGTGACTGATGAGGATGGTAAAACTGAGCGTATAGAAAGCACAGAGCCATTGAAGATACAAAATCTTAAAATTATTTATTGA
- a CDS encoding P-loop NTPase family protein, which produces MASRFCILFFLLLASGCGKSDKKDESDFENIRAKPVIYVKKTDSALIFDTSDGVKEIAGSLDGEKIKILTISVTRSRNGVSDDFGWVVVNNSNPLENCSVELPTIFEYGKKFNSCLEVRRADKYDKSFDYKVVVTGFSNKEGEIEFSAVDR; this is translated from the coding sequence ATGGCAAGTCGTTTTTGTATTTTATTTTTTCTTCTTTTGGCGAGTGGTTGTGGCAAGTCAGATAAGAAAGATGAGTCTGATTTTGAAAATATCAGAGCTAAGCCGGTGATTTATGTGAAAAAAACTGATTCTGCGCTAATTTTTGATACGAGCGATGGTGTTAAAGAGATTGCTGGATCATTAGATGGTGAGAAGATTAAAATATTGACAATTTCAGTCACGCGGTCACGTAATGGCGTGTCAGATGATTTTGGATGGGTTGTTGTAAATAATTCCAACCCTCTTGAAAATTGTTCAGTAGAGCTTCCGACTATTTTCGAATATGGGAAAAAGTTTAATAGTTGCTTGGAAGTTAGACGGGCAGATAAGTATGATAAAAGCTTTGATTATAAAGTGGTGGTTACTGGTTTTTCAAACAAAGAGGGTGAGATAGAATTTTCTGCTGTTGATAGATAG
- a CDS encoding DUF1484 family protein, translating to MSNITPLVPPTFNQDADTNKPNHLPATVAALVELDQIIAKLQNPLTHHSPTALRLLVERLAELNQEIEQALSTSNQTLARTSEGMQSLLDLLRLADGTPFPARQLFSLLTPLHQELLLARYQLVGRV from the coding sequence ATGTCCAACATCACCCCGCTAGTGCCGCCCACATTCAATCAAGACGCCGACACGAACAAACCCAACCACCTCCCCGCCACCGTAGCGGCGCTGGTGGAGTTGGATCAGATCATCGCCAAGCTGCAAAACCCGCTCACCCACCACAGCCCCACCGCCCTGCGCCTGCTAGTGGAAAGGCTGGCGGAGCTCAACCAGGAAATCGAACAAGCCCTCAGCACCAGCAACCAAACCCTGGCCCGCACCAGCGAAGGGATGCAATCGCTACTAGACCTGCTCCGCCTGGCAGACGGCACCCCATTCCCCGCCCGCCAGCTGTTCAGCCTGCTCACCCCGCTGCACCAGGAACTGCTGCTGGCCCGCTACCAGCTGGTAGGCCGGGTGTAG
- a CDS encoding DUF1484 family protein — MSHPTEFAPFTVHIRPQARGHGPHHHLRPSNPAAPLAKLNHIFAQLQAQLADPDLASLRQPVAQLAHLCREMEGAVRASIPHLAHAQLGLESMMDLLSCLGDDVRLPSSRLKELLEPLVKRMDQPLHLLTRAL; from the coding sequence ATGTCCCACCCCACTGAATTTGCGCCGTTTACCGTGCACATCCGCCCCCAGGCACGTGGCCACGGGCCACACCACCACCTGCGGCCATCCAACCCAGCCGCGCCGCTGGCCAAGCTGAACCACATTTTTGCCCAGCTGCAGGCGCAATTGGCCGACCCCGATCTAGCCAGCCTGCGCCAACCGGTGGCACAGCTGGCCCACCTGTGCCGGGAGATGGAGGGCGCGGTAAGGGCATCCATCCCCCACCTGGCCCACGCCCAGCTGGGCCTGGAATCCATGATGGACCTGCTCTCATGCCTGGGCGACGACGTGCGCCTGCCATCCAGCCGGCTGAAAGAGCTGCTTGAGCCGCTGGTTAAGCGTATGGACCAGCCGCTCCACTTGCTCACCCGCGCGCTGTAA
- a CDS encoding DUF1484 family protein, with protein MSQPSLLAMHRLHDAFAALQDQLARKPQACARVPAAQLAHVCRDIEDAVVETICHLAHGQLGLQALLGLLSALGDDARLPSSRLLQLLAPLDKRMEASLSRLTSVL; from the coding sequence TTGTCTCAGCCCAGCCTGCTGGCCATGCATAGGCTGCATGATGCCTTTGCCGCCTTGCAGGACCAGCTTGCCCGCAAGCCGCAGGCCTGCGCCCGCGTGCCGGCGGCGCAGCTGGCGCATGTGTGCCGCGACATTGAGGACGCGGTGGTGGAAACCATCTGCCACCTGGCCCACGGCCAGCTGGGCTTGCAGGCGTTGTTGGGCCTGCTGTCCGCGCTGGGCGACGATGCGCGCCTGCCTTCCAGCCGCCTGCTGCAGTTGTTGGCGCCGCTGGACAAGCGGATGGAAGCGTCGCTCAGCCGGCTCACCAGCGTGCTGTAA
- the dcm gene encoding DNA (cytosine-5-)-methyltransferase, which produces MLPPSLPFNQDGADFTFIDLFAGIGGIRQAFESIGGRCVFTSEWDSYAQKTYAENYNRDQHVLNGDITQVNAGDVPNHDVLLAGFPCQPFSIAGVSKKNALGRAHGFQDETQGTLFFDVARIIDEKRPRAFLLENVKNLLSHDKGRTFDVIRRTLSEELGYHIHYKVIDGAHFTPQHRERILIVGFREPVAFDWDALPLPPKGNIRLGEILHRTDGSEPLLPWDGDRFFDHAARKVQDKYTLTPKLWAYLQAYAEKHRAKGNGFGFGLVGADSVTRTLSARYYKDGSEILVYQGENRNPRRLTPRECARLMGFPDTFRIPVSDTRAYKQFGNSVVVDVMAHTARLMHQFLILETLEPELPLQAAMA; this is translated from the coding sequence ATGTTGCCACCCTCTCTCCCCTTTAACCAAGACGGAGCCGACTTTACTTTCATTGACCTGTTTGCTGGCATTGGTGGCATCAGACAGGCTTTTGAAAGCATTGGCGGACGCTGTGTATTTACAAGCGAATGGGACAGTTACGCCCAGAAAACCTACGCCGAAAATTACAACCGTGACCAGCATGTTCTGAACGGTGACATCACCCAAGTCAATGCTGGTGACGTGCCAAATCATGACGTTCTGTTGGCTGGATTTCCCTGCCAGCCATTTTCCATTGCAGGAGTTTCCAAAAAGAATGCGCTGGGCCGCGCCCACGGTTTTCAGGATGAAACCCAAGGTACGCTTTTTTTCGATGTGGCCCGGATCATTGACGAAAAGCGTCCGCGTGCTTTTCTGCTTGAAAATGTGAAAAACCTGTTGTCCCATGACAAAGGCCGTACTTTTGACGTGATCCGTCGCACCCTGAGCGAGGAGTTGGGATATCACATTCATTACAAGGTGATAGATGGTGCCCATTTCACCCCGCAGCACCGTGAGCGTATCCTGATTGTTGGTTTCCGCGAACCGGTGGCCTTCGATTGGGATGCCTTGCCATTGCCTCCCAAGGGTAATATCCGGCTGGGGGAGATCCTGCACCGTACGGATGGTAGTGAACCCTTGTTACCTTGGGATGGGGACCGCTTTTTTGACCATGCAGCCCGCAAGGTGCAGGACAAATATACTCTTACGCCAAAGTTGTGGGCGTACTTGCAAGCCTATGCAGAGAAGCACCGGGCCAAGGGAAATGGTTTTGGTTTTGGGTTGGTGGGTGCCGACAGTGTCACTCGCACCCTGTCTGCCCGCTATTACAAGGATGGCTCGGAAATCCTCGTATATCAGGGAGAGAACAGGAATCCCCGTCGTTTGACTCCGCGAGAATGCGCACGGCTGATGGGCTTCCCAGACACATTCCGTATCCCGGTCTCTGATACCCGCGCTTACAAGCAATTCGGCAATTCGGTTGTAGTGGATGTGATGGCACATACGGCCCGGTTGATGCACCAGTTCCTGATTTTGGAAACGCTGGAACCGGAGCTACCGCTCCAGGCTGCAATGGCCTGA
- a CDS encoding very short patch repair endonuclease — MADIVDKATRSRMMSGIRGKNTKPELLIRKALHARGFRYRLHNKNLPGKPDLVFPKYKAVVFIHGCFWHGHDCHYFKVPQTRTAFWLEKINGNRERDTRQLMQLRLAGWRILVVWECATRKKEPSGNDILIDCISNWLIMGTCDAHIEETGIQPLPCLTTESVIIQKALLPNT; from the coding sequence ATGGCTGATATCGTTGACAAGGCTACCCGCAGTCGGATGATGTCGGGTATCCGTGGCAAGAACACCAAGCCTGAATTGTTGATACGCAAGGCCTTGCATGCGCGGGGCTTTCGTTACCGGTTGCACAACAAGAATTTGCCAGGTAAGCCGGACCTTGTATTTCCCAAATACAAGGCGGTGGTGTTTATCCATGGCTGTTTCTGGCATGGGCATGACTGCCACTATTTCAAAGTACCACAAACCCGTACGGCTTTCTGGCTGGAGAAGATCAACGGCAACAGGGAAAGGGATACCCGACAGCTGATGCAATTGAGGCTGGCAGGCTGGCGCATTCTTGTGGTCTGGGAGTGTGCAACACGAAAGAAGGAACCATCAGGAAATGACATACTGATTGACTGTATTTCCAACTGGTTGATAATGGGTACTTGTGACGCACATATCGAAGAGACCGGCATCCAGCCCCTGCCATGTTTGACGACCGAATCAGTGATTATACAGAAGGCGTTGCTGCCAAATACCTGA
- a CDS encoding type II restriction endonuclease, translated as MFDDRISDYTEGVAAKYLSAVDAEPGKSNQHEIGGLPAAGFREWLGTPGKQEVYRFRARQIYISDDDDEPVICDSHVTWYDCRRRVLHRGPEYRLYYYDSPVTARISEGDFFLVAKLREDALPLQDVFLPLDGADLKPGSLLMVFAPAGSAAERQLRILFGLGEIGERFKAGELDAGSLLLPLRMMLEALGIELNKPDHSDDEWTERLLDTFGGKAFPATAAFSAFARDSIADHTNPLADPDGTLMEWMEQEEKLFRLYERQLVQAQLRAGFGEHGDDVDAFINYSLSVQNRRKSRVGHAFEGHLDTLFRLHGLQFQQGRGKGNVTENNARPDFMFPSFAAYHDPTFPAEQLLMLGAKTTCKDRWRQVLSEAGRIMPKHLVTLEASISEAQTDEMASHQLRLVIPTSIHTTYTLRQQDRLLDLQEFIHEVKAAQV; from the coding sequence ATGTTTGACGACCGAATCAGTGATTATACAGAAGGCGTTGCTGCCAAATACCTGAGTGCCGTGGATGCAGAGCCCGGCAAGTCCAACCAGCATGAAATTGGCGGCCTGCCAGCAGCCGGTTTCCGCGAATGGCTGGGCACTCCCGGCAAGCAAGAGGTATACCGCTTCCGCGCTCGCCAGATCTACATTTCCGATGATGATGACGAACCAGTTATCTGCGATAGTCACGTCACTTGGTACGACTGCCGACGAAGGGTGCTCCACCGAGGCCCGGAATACCGCCTCTACTACTATGATAGCCCGGTCACTGCCCGCATCAGCGAAGGAGATTTCTTTCTGGTGGCCAAGCTGCGCGAAGATGCCCTGCCGCTGCAGGATGTGTTCCTGCCGCTGGACGGGGCCGATCTGAAGCCCGGCAGCCTGCTGATGGTGTTTGCACCGGCCGGCAGCGCGGCTGAGCGGCAACTGCGCATCCTGTTTGGCTTGGGCGAAATCGGCGAACGCTTCAAGGCGGGCGAACTGGATGCCGGCAGCCTGCTGTTGCCACTGCGGATGATGCTGGAAGCGCTGGGCATCGAACTGAACAAGCCCGACCACTCCGACGACGAATGGACCGAACGCCTGCTGGACACCTTTGGTGGCAAGGCCTTTCCGGCCACCGCTGCCTTTTCGGCCTTCGCCCGCGACAGCATCGCCGATCATACCAATCCGCTGGCAGATCCGGATGGCACACTGATGGAGTGGATGGAGCAGGAAGAAAAACTGTTCCGCCTGTACGAACGCCAGCTGGTACAGGCTCAGCTGCGCGCCGGCTTTGGTGAGCACGGCGATGATGTGGATGCTTTCATCAACTATTCCCTCAGCGTGCAGAATCGCCGCAAGTCACGAGTAGGCCATGCCTTCGAAGGTCATTTGGACACACTGTTCCGTCTTCATGGCTTGCAGTTCCAGCAAGGTCGTGGCAAAGGCAACGTTACCGAAAACAACGCCCGGCCGGACTTCATGTTTCCCTCCTTTGCAGCCTACCACGACCCGACCTTTCCGGCAGAGCAGCTGTTGATGCTGGGTGCCAAGACCACCTGTAAGGACCGCTGGCGGCAAGTCCTAAGTGAAGCAGGCCGCATCATGCCCAAACATCTGGTTACTCTGGAGGCCTCGATCAGCGAGGCGCAGACCGACGAGATGGCCTCCCACCAGCTTCGACTCGTGATACCCACCAGCATCCATACTACTTACACGTTACGACAGCAGGATAGATTACTGGATTTGCAAGAGTTTATTCACGAGGTAAAAGCTGCGCAGGTGTGA